A region from the Drosophila takahashii strain IR98-3 E-12201 chromosome 2L, DtakHiC1v2, whole genome shotgun sequence genome encodes:
- the Patsas gene encoding uncharacterized protein Patsas yields MASKVHPSPGAARSVWALPLTASSSCNMVVAEEDGHAHADDIHLDHRPHSPPLTGRGTDGVHGGGGAEDHENVLLFEGLDGATTVNLDDIFDIIKNGEVSEVENLVDKFGMECLSARDRHGYTPAHWIALNGNVQLMRYLIERTAPIDLPCLGTQGPRPIHWACRKGHASVVQVLLQAGVAVNAADFKGLTPLHLACMYGRTATAAYLLGMGALNNLTDINGDTALHWAAYKGHADLMRLLMYSGVELQKTDNFGSTPLHLACLSGNMTCVRLLCEKSQLDLEPRDKNGKTPIMLAQAHQHQDVVRLLYGEVKKKSRWIPSVSESWGWLFGGAGDSKGPLFLFLFSVLLWGYPMYMIRAIPITWNILRRSHYCFIYWNAVMWISWAIANRRDPGYIPLSSDAYYRAIKQIPYFDKLKKRNVMLTRLCHSCRCLRPLRAKHCRVCNRCVSYFDHHCPFIYNCVGLRNRMWFFLFVLSVAVNCSFTIYFACYCVMIEGFTMLYVLGLIEAVVFCGLGWILTCTSILHACMNLTTNEMFNYKRYPYLRDKRGRYQNPFSRGPILNLLEFFVCLPDRNDDNDLLLEDNI; encoded by the exons ATGGCCTCGAAGGTGCACCCGAGTCCGGGGGCGGCGCGCAGTGTGTGGGCGCTGCCCCTGacggcctcctcctcctgcaacATGGTCGTCGCCGAGGAGGATGGCCATGCCCATGCCGACGACATCCATTTGGATCATCGCCCCCATTCGCCTCCGCTGACGGGTCGCGGAACGGACGGTGTTCATGGCGGCGGTGGCGCGGAGGACCATGAAAACGTGCTCCTCTTTGAGGGATTGGATGGAGCCACCACCGTGAACCTAGACGACATTTTCGACATCATCAAGAACGGCGAGGTCAGCGAGGTGGAGAATCTGGTGGACAAGTTCGGCATGGAGTGCCTGTCGGCGAGGGATCGTCATGGCTACACGCCCGCCCATTGGATAGCTCTCAACGGGAATGTCCAGCTGATGAGGTACCTCATCGAGCGCACGGCGCCCATTGATCTGCCCTGTCTGGGAACTCAGGGCCCGCGGCCCATTCACTGGGCCTGCAGGAAGGGCCATGCCTCCGTGGTGCAGGTCCTTCTCCAGGCGGGAGTGGCGGTCAATGCGGCGGATTTCAAGGGACTCACGCCGCTGCATCTAGCCTGCATGTATGGAAGGACAGCCACGGCTGCATATCTTCTAGGAATGGGAGCGCTGAACAACCTGACGGATATCAACGGTGATACTGCCCTTCATTGGGCGGCCTACAAGGGGCACGCGGATCTGATGCGACTGCTCATGTACTCCGGAGTGGAGCTGCAGAAGACGGACAACTTTGGCTCCACGCCACTGCACCTGGCCTGCCTGTCGGGCAACATGACCTGCGTGCGCCTGCTGTGCGAGAAATCGCAGCTGGATTTGGAGCCGCGTGATAAGAATGGCAAGACGCCGATCATGTTGGCCCAGGCTCATCAGCACCAGGATGTGGTGCGTCTGCTTTATGGGGAGGTGAAGAAGAAGTCCCGCTGGATTCCCTCGGTTTCGGAAAGCTGGGGCTGGCTATTCGGCGGAGCAGGGGATTCCAAGGGTCCGCTCTTCCTATTCCTCTTCTCGGTGCTCCTCTGGGGCTATCCCATGTACATGATTCGGGCGATTCCCATCACCTGGAATATATTGCGACGATCGCATTACTGCTTCATCTACTGGAACGCCGTCATGTGGATTAGCTGGGCGATTGCCAACCGGCGGGATCCGGGCTACATACCGCTCAGTTCGGATGCCTACTACCGGGCCATCAAGCAGATCCCCTACTTCGACAAGCTGAAGAAGCGCAATGTGATGCTGACCCGGCTGTGCCACAGCTGCCGGTGCCTCCGTCCGCTGAGGGCCAAGCACTGTCGCGTGTGCAACCGGTGTGTCTCGTACTTCGATCACCACTGCCCCTTTATCTACAACTGCGTGGGTCTGCGCAACAGGATGTGGTTCTTCCTGTTCGTCCTCTCGGTGGCCGTCAACTGCTCGTTTACCATCTACTTTGCCTGCTACTGCGTGATGATCGAGGGCTTTACGATGCTCTATGTTCTGGGACTCATCGAGGCGGTTGTTTTCTGCGGATTAGGATGGATACTCACCTGTACTTCG ATCCTCCATGCCTGCATGAACCTCACCACGAACGAGATGTTCAACTACAAGCGATATCCTTATTTGCGCGACAAGCGTGGTCGCTACCAGAATCCCTTCTCGCGCGGCCCCATCCTGAATTTGCTCGAGTTCTTCGTTTGCCTGCCGGATCGGAACGATGACAACGATCTTCTGCTGGAGGATAACATTTGA